One genomic region from Campylobacter concisus encodes:
- a CDS encoding fatty-acid--CoA ligase, with translation MLIKGLIVFFIVLLLIAICALIYLLLRNRDYSAEIKDLALEKEEITIEKLEKLAGDNSLSKNELFELIQIFVGNFSIPAKNNQIMPKEANNYINFIILICSHKNSDAKLISFLDKEAKKKNPSYIVEIEESEKIGIENRKNRR, from the coding sequence ATGCTAATAAAAGGCCTAATAGTTTTCTTTATTGTATTGCTTTTAATCGCAATTTGTGCGTTAATCTATTTACTTTTAAGAAATAGAGATTATAGCGCCGAAATAAAGGACCTTGCATTAGAAAAAGAAGAGATAACGATTGAAAAGCTTGAAAAGCTTGCTGGTGATAATAGCCTAAGTAAAAACGAGCTTTTCGAACTTATTCAAATCTTTGTAGGAAATTTTAGTATACCAGCCAAAAATAACCAAATCATGCCAAAAGAAGCAAATAACTATATAAATTTCATAATTTTAATCTGCTCTCATAAAAATTCTGATGCAAAGCTCATTAGTTTTTTAGACAAAGAGGCTAAAAAGAAAAATCCAAGCTACATTGTTGAAATAGAAGAGAGTGAGAAAATTGGCATAGAAAATCGTAAAAATCGTAGATAA